A genome region from Halomarina pelagica includes the following:
- a CDS encoding HNH endonuclease yields the protein MSESNHVYRCEICGKVFDTSGGKGCHKRWDHSEVYTRESIQREIQRLAKQKGRAPMVAEMNDEGRVSAATVENQFGSWNAAVQAAGFKLNINQNVSQVDLLDELRRLAQQLGHPSTSTEMRTQGAYSCKTYQNKFGSWNDALRQAGFKPHREAGVTKQDLLSEIHRLAEDLNRVPTVTEIKSIGMYSHRCYYDLFEGWEAAVRTAGYEPVGRVSGEDHPHWKEETESLPWAPNWSQQRQRALKRDGFQCRTLGCGVTREIHRERYEKDIHVHHIIPRRQFVDSEGNYDAEQANTLDNLVTFCLEHHQFWEQVSPLQPDIR from the coding sequence ATGTCCGAGAGCAATCACGTGTACCGATGCGAGATCTGTGGAAAAGTCTTCGACACATCCGGTGGAAAGGGCTGTCACAAACGGTGGGACCATTCAGAAGTATACACGCGTGAGTCGATACAGCGCGAAATTCAGCGACTTGCCAAACAGAAAGGACGAGCTCCCATGGTCGCAGAGATGAACGACGAAGGCCGAGTTTCTGCGGCGACTGTTGAGAACCAGTTCGGTAGCTGGAATGCCGCCGTGCAGGCTGCCGGATTTAAGCTAAATATCAACCAGAACGTCTCGCAAGTAGATCTTCTTGATGAGCTTCGTCGACTGGCCCAGCAACTCGGACATCCGTCGACATCAACGGAAATGCGAACTCAGGGAGCGTATTCGTGTAAAACGTACCAGAACAAATTCGGGAGCTGGAACGATGCACTTCGACAGGCCGGATTCAAACCACATCGTGAGGCCGGGGTGACTAAACAGGACCTACTCAGTGAAATCCATCGGCTGGCTGAGGACCTAAACCGAGTGCCGACTGTGACGGAGATCAAATCTATCGGGATGTATTCCCACCGCTGTTACTACGACCTCTTTGAGGGGTGGGAGGCCGCCGTCAGGACCGCAGGCTACGAGCCAGTCGGACGAGTAAGTGGAGAGGATCATCCCCACTGGAAGGAGGAAACCGAATCCTTGCCTTGGGCACCAAACTGGTCCCAGCAACGCCAGCGCGCGCTCAAACGCGATGGGTTCCAGTGTCGGACACTCGGGTGTGGCGTAACTCGTGAGATCCATCGAGAACGCTATGAGAAAGATATCCATGTTCATCATATCATCCCGCGCCGGCAGTTCGTCGACAGCGAGGGGAACTACGACGCAGAGCAAGCTAATACGCTGGATAACCTCGTGACTTTCTGTCTCGAACACCACCAGTTCTGGGAGCAGGTGTCCCCGCTTCAACCAGATATCCGGTAG